One genomic region from Balaenoptera acutorostrata chromosome 1, mBalAcu1.1, whole genome shotgun sequence encodes:
- the LOC103003127 gene encoding cytochrome c oxidase assembly protein COX20, mitochondrial isoform X2, giving the protein MAAAPEAGEPGKGKPFKLLGILDVENIPCARDSTLYGSLGSVVAGLGHFLLTSRIRRSCDVGIGGFILVTLGCWFHCRYNYAKLRIQERLAREGIKNKILYESTHLDPERKQTNSGSSSSN; this is encoded by the exons ATGGCGGCTGCGCCGGAGGCCGGGGAGCCCGGGAAGGGGAAG CCCTTTAAGCTCCTAGGAATTTTAGATGTTGAAAACATCCCCTGTGCACGGGATTCCACATTGTATGGCTCATTAGGATCTGTTGTGGCTGGCCTTGGACACTTTTTGTTAACTA GTAGAATTAGAAGATCATGTGACGTTGGAATAGGAGGATTTATCTTGGTGACTTTAGGATGCTG GTTCCATTGTAGGTATAATTATGCAAAGCTAAGAATCCAGGAAAGACTTGCCAgagaaggaattaaaaacaagattttatATGAAAGTACCCACCTTGatcctgaaagaaaacaaaccaacagcggcagcagcagcagcaattgA
- the LOC103003127 gene encoding cytochrome c oxidase assembly protein COX20, mitochondrial isoform X3, with protein MAAAPEAGEPGKGKPFKLLGILDVENIPCARDSTLYGSLGSVVAGLGHFLLTKLEDHVTLE; from the exons ATGGCGGCTGCGCCGGAGGCCGGGGAGCCCGGGAAGGGGAAG CCCTTTAAGCTCCTAGGAATTTTAGATGTTGAAAACATCCCCTGTGCACGGGATTCCACATTGTATGGCTCATTAGGATCTGTTGTGGCTGGCCTTGGACACTTTTTGTTAACTA AATTAGAAGATCATGTGACGTTGGAATAG
- the LOC103003127 gene encoding cytochrome c oxidase assembly protein COX20, mitochondrial isoform X1: MAATPKATGSAGAAAAETGKRSLKWRTARTQARAGLARAGRGVRSRRPAAAAATGRGGGADCSHGGCAGGRGAREGEGRIRRSCDVGIGGFILVTLGCWFHCRYNYAKLRIQERLAREGIKNKILYESTHLDPERKQTNSGSSSSN, encoded by the exons ATGGCGGCCACACCAAAGGCAACCGGCTCGGCCGGTGCTGCCGCCGCGGAGACTGGGAAACGTTCCCTAAAATGGCGGACAGCGCGAACGCAGGCGCGGGCCGGGCTGgccagggcggggcggggcgtcCGCTCACGGCGgccagcggcggcggcggcgacgggGCGTGGGGGAGGTGCCGACTGTTCCCATGGCGGCTGCGCCGGAGGCCGGGGAGCCCGGGAAGGGGAAG GTAGAATTAGAAGATCATGTGACGTTGGAATAGGAGGATTTATCTTGGTGACTTTAGGATGCTG GTTCCATTGTAGGTATAATTATGCAAAGCTAAGAATCCAGGAAAGACTTGCCAgagaaggaattaaaaacaagattttatATGAAAGTACCCACCTTGatcctgaaagaaaacaaaccaacagcggcagcagcagcagcaattgA